The following are encoded together in the Xanthomonas vesicatoria ATCC 35937 genome:
- a CDS encoding Rrf2 family transcriptional regulator, producing the protein MLHVLLHMARSAQPMTSEQIASMLATNAVVVRRTMAGLRSAGYVQSSKGHNGGWQIACDLAQVTLLDVHRAVGGPHLFAIGADHPNPQCGVERVVNAAIADALADAEALLLQRLGTVTLAALASEFDSLCSAGVPSAAKVATKRKRPQQR; encoded by the coding sequence ATGTTGCATGTGCTGTTGCATATGGCCAGAAGCGCGCAACCGATGACCTCCGAGCAGATCGCCAGCATGCTGGCGACCAATGCAGTGGTGGTGCGCCGAACCATGGCCGGGCTGCGCAGTGCCGGCTACGTGCAATCGAGCAAGGGACACAACGGGGGCTGGCAGATCGCCTGCGATCTAGCGCAGGTGACGCTGCTGGATGTGCATCGCGCGGTTGGTGGCCCGCATCTGTTTGCGATCGGGGCCGATCATCCCAACCCGCAGTGTGGCGTGGAGCGGGTGGTCAACGCGGCGATCGCCGATGCACTGGCCGACGCCGAAGCATTGTTGCTGCAGCGCCTGGGCACGGTGACCTTGGCCGCACTGGCCAGCGAATTCGACAGCCTGTGCAGCGCCGGTGTGCCATCTGCCGCCAAGGTCGCCACCAAGCGCAAGCGCCCGCAGCAGCGCTAA
- a CDS encoding DUF1615 domain-containing protein — MAIALLSACATQAPRAPQRSPEAVKADIARRLPANLPDRAGWANDVYVALSSQALDTSAEHICAVLAVTEQESTYQANPAVPNLGKISRAEIDRRASAHHIPAFMVDAALRIASPDGRSYATRIATARTEQELSRIFEDFTGSVPLGTRLFDGLNPVHTAGPMQVSIAFAEQHAARYPYPIDGSIRHEVFSRRGGLWFGTTHLLGYPASYDALLYRFADFNAGWYASRNAAFQAALSKASGIALALDGDLLTPGASLEAPGGTERAVRALGSQLAMSDRQIRTALEAGNTLEFEDSALYRQVFALADRNAGTPLPRAMLPGITLDSPKITRTLTTAWFAQRVNERWKRCMGK, encoded by the coding sequence ATGGCCATTGCGCTGCTGTCGGCCTGCGCCACCCAGGCACCGCGCGCGCCGCAACGCTCGCCCGAAGCGGTCAAGGCCGACATCGCACGACGCCTGCCGGCCAACCTGCCCGATCGCGCCGGCTGGGCCAATGATGTCTATGTCGCACTGTCGTCGCAGGCATTGGACACCAGCGCCGAGCACATCTGCGCCGTGCTGGCGGTGACCGAGCAGGAATCGACCTACCAGGCCAATCCGGCGGTGCCCAACCTGGGCAAGATCTCGCGCGCGGAAATCGATCGCCGCGCCAGCGCACACCACATCCCGGCGTTCATGGTCGATGCCGCCCTGCGCATCGCCTCGCCGGATGGCCGCAGTTACGCCACCCGTATCGCGACGGCGCGCACCGAGCAGGAGCTGAGCCGCATCTTCGAAGACTTCACCGGCAGCGTGCCGCTGGGCACGCGCCTGTTCGACGGGCTCAACCCGGTGCACACCGCCGGGCCGATGCAGGTGAGCATCGCCTTCGCCGAGCAGCATGCCGCGCGGTACCCATACCCGATCGACGGCTCGATCCGCCACGAGGTGTTCAGCCGCCGCGGCGGGCTGTGGTTCGGCACCACCCATCTGCTGGGCTACCCCGCCAGCTACGACGCGCTGCTGTACCGCTTCGCCGACTTCAACGCCGGTTGGTACGCCAGCCGCAATGCCGCGTTCCAGGCCGCGCTGAGCAAGGCCAGCGGCATCGCGCTCGCCCTGGACGGCGACCTGCTCACGCCGGGCGCCAGCCTGGAAGCGCCTGGCGGCACCGAGCGCGCGGTGCGCGCATTGGGCAGCCAACTGGCCATGAGCGACCGCCAGATCCGCACCGCCCTGGAAGCGGGCAATACGCTCGAATTCGAAGACAGCGCGCTGTATCGCCAGGTCTTTGCGCTGGCCGACCGCAACGCCGGTACGCCATTGCCACGCGCCATGCTGCCGGGCATCACCCTGGACAGCCCCAAGATCACCCGCACGCTGACCACCGCCTGGTTTGCGCAACGGGTGAACGAGCGCTGGAAGCGCTGCATGGGCAAGTAG
- a CDS encoding tetratricopeptide repeat-containing diguanylate cyclase, with protein sequence MSMPAIAWRRLLVACLLLAVGAVAWAQPQPWKTIESATLDDPMQALQLAQRALQQARAAGDRDAQFWALLAQARVLISLEDSDARQAALTQAHGLLGQLHGNVAQAQLWLAIVQALSDVRENPNRSMVARLNGLRQRARALRRSDLLCEIEAVDMWSMLASGSSDEAWSAAQTSYQCAARENLLGVEVDGLTQLGSLSSRVAGRVADDNDAQDYLQRALARLHNQPARFQRSLIEYEYGSSLAAQQPSAALLHFRRALALSREIGDQAGVAAALTSTSEALIKTGDAAAALTMAREALPLMQAQGNIGRVAACHAILLQALTALKSPSLGSAIVAAQAADDPNLTLTRRAQLVDAIAQALALEGRHAEAYQELQRANALRAQNLDRQRDTVMLRLQARYEDARREAENAELRRRSETAQLALQAREAGQRALWIALCAACLLLMGALIVLAFVARHRRQLSRLAMRDELTGLPNRRAIRAEAQQQIDHALRTNIRCMLALIDLDHFKQINDAHGHASGDAVLKALASASLLALRAQDRLGRLGGEEFLLVLPGCGADEIPGVFARLRNAVAATEIPGLPAGQPVRFCMGAVSVAPATGLDVLLSQADLALYAAKTAGRDQWAVC encoded by the coding sequence CTGAGCATGCCTGCGATCGCCTGGCGCCGCCTGCTCGTTGCGTGTCTGTTGCTTGCCGTCGGCGCTGTGGCCTGGGCGCAGCCGCAACCCTGGAAAACCATCGAATCGGCCACGCTCGACGACCCCATGCAGGCATTGCAGCTGGCCCAGCGCGCGCTGCAACAGGCCCGCGCCGCGGGCGACCGCGATGCGCAGTTCTGGGCACTGCTGGCGCAGGCGCGCGTGTTGATCTCGCTGGAAGACAGTGATGCGCGCCAGGCCGCGCTCACCCAGGCCCACGGCCTGCTGGGCCAACTGCATGGCAATGTGGCGCAGGCGCAGCTGTGGCTGGCCATCGTGCAGGCGCTCAGCGACGTGCGCGAAAACCCCAATCGCAGCATGGTGGCGCGGTTGAATGGCTTGCGACAGCGGGCGCGCGCGCTGCGGCGCAGCGATCTGCTGTGCGAGATCGAAGCGGTCGACATGTGGAGCATGCTCGCCTCCGGCAGCAGCGACGAAGCCTGGAGCGCAGCGCAGACCAGTTACCAATGCGCCGCGCGCGAAAACCTGCTGGGCGTGGAGGTCGATGGCCTGACCCAGCTGGGATCGTTGTCCAGCCGCGTCGCAGGCCGCGTGGCCGACGACAACGATGCGCAGGATTACCTGCAGCGTGCCCTGGCGCGCCTGCACAACCAACCGGCGCGTTTCCAGCGCAGCCTGATCGAATACGAATACGGCAGCTCGCTAGCCGCGCAGCAACCGTCCGCAGCACTGCTGCACTTCCGGCGCGCGCTGGCGCTCAGCCGCGAAATCGGTGATCAGGCCGGGGTGGCCGCCGCGCTGACCAGCACCAGCGAAGCCTTGATCAAGACCGGCGATGCAGCGGCGGCGCTGACGATGGCGCGCGAGGCACTCCCGTTGATGCAGGCGCAGGGCAATATCGGTCGGGTGGCCGCCTGCCACGCCATCTTGTTGCAGGCCTTGACCGCGCTGAAGTCGCCCAGCCTGGGCAGCGCGATCGTCGCGGCCCAGGCGGCCGACGACCCGAACCTGACCTTGACCCGGCGCGCGCAGCTGGTCGATGCCATCGCTCAGGCGCTGGCGTTGGAAGGGCGCCATGCCGAGGCTTACCAGGAACTGCAGCGCGCCAACGCGCTACGTGCGCAAAACCTGGATCGTCAGCGCGATACGGTGATGCTGCGGCTGCAGGCGCGTTATGAGGACGCGCGGCGCGAAGCAGAAAATGCCGAGTTGCGCCGCCGCAGCGAAACCGCGCAGTTGGCCCTACAGGCACGCGAAGCAGGGCAGCGCGCCTTGTGGATTGCGCTGTGCGCCGCGTGCCTGCTGCTGATGGGCGCGTTGATCGTGCTGGCATTTGTCGCGCGCCATCGCCGACAACTTTCGCGGCTGGCCATGCGCGATGAACTGACCGGCCTGCCGAACCGGCGCGCCATCCGCGCCGAGGCGCAGCAACAGATCGACCATGCCTTGCGCACCAACATACGCTGCATGCTGGCGCTGATCGACCTGGATCACTTCAAGCAGATCAACGATGCGCACGGCCATGCGAGCGGCGACGCGGTGCTCAAGGCGCTGGCAAGCGCCTCACTGCTGGCGCTACGCGCGCAGGATCGCCTGGGCCGTCTGGGCGGCGAAGAATTCCTGCTGGTGCTGCCTGGCTGCGGTGCGGACGAAATTCCGGGGGTTTTCGCGCGGCTGCGCAATGCAGTGGCGGCGACCGAAATTCCCGGCCTGCCCGCAGGGCAACCGGTGCGCTTTTGCATGGGCGCGGTAAGCGTTGCCCCGGCAACAGGACTGGACGTATTGCTGAGCCAGGCCGATCTGGCGCTCTATGCCGCCAAGACCGCCGGGCGCGATCAATGGGCAGTGTGTTGA
- a CDS encoding alpha/beta hydrolase family protein, translated as MGVLSVLAWSVAALGYAQSAPEAVDLAPYLKSDQFERIKISPSGAYFALTMPLEDRTVLGIVRRQDKVATAKVTGGVNSVVDDFWWASDERIVVSMAQRLGSRDEPVAIGQLHAIDADGKNGRLLASPYGTNPDINGAQLKMDLDPATYMLDTLPGDARNILVSAVPFVGDPNVRIDKLDIQTGRRTTVATSPVRRANFVTDQQGRIRFANGLDISNVSKLYYRDNDNAPWRLINDAASSKQRQFPLGFSADGSRAYLQVEQAAGTDVLVAWDPVTSKATPLLHDETVDPYHILRDLDGTTPIGASYMSDRVRNRFFDDASPTAKLYRSLEKAFDGNAVYITSATSDRRLVLVYVWSDRNNGDYYLFDTVSKKADRVFSRREWFPPDGVPATRQVSFKARDGLLLHGYLTQPLQAQAGKPLPLIVMPHGGPFGIFDKWEFDDDTQLLAAAGYAVLRVNYRGSANYGYAFTQAGAKEWGGRMQDDVTDATRWAIGEGIADASRICIYGASYGGYAALMGAAKEPSLYRCAAGYVGVYDLEMMARDTGRSARWAKNWTVDWLGARDTLAARSPVTLARQIKVPVFLAAGGKDERAPIEHTKAMERALKGAGVPVESLYFPNEGHGFYTEAHRREYYTRLLAFLSKQLGGGTAK; from the coding sequence ATGGGCGTGCTGAGTGTGCTGGCGTGGAGTGTGGCGGCCCTGGGGTACGCGCAGAGCGCGCCGGAAGCCGTGGATCTGGCGCCGTATCTCAAGAGCGACCAGTTCGAGCGGATCAAGATCTCGCCGTCCGGTGCGTATTTCGCACTGACCATGCCGCTGGAAGATCGCACCGTGCTGGGCATCGTGCGGCGGCAGGACAAGGTGGCCACGGCCAAGGTCACCGGTGGCGTCAACAGTGTGGTGGACGATTTCTGGTGGGCCAGCGATGAGCGCATCGTGGTGTCGATGGCGCAGCGGCTGGGCTCACGCGACGAGCCGGTGGCAATCGGCCAGCTGCATGCCATCGATGCCGACGGCAAGAATGGCCGCCTGTTGGCCAGCCCGTATGGCACCAACCCCGACATCAATGGCGCACAGCTGAAGATGGACCTGGATCCGGCCACCTACATGCTGGATACCTTGCCGGGCGATGCGCGCAACATTCTGGTGTCGGCGGTTCCGTTCGTGGGCGATCCCAACGTCCGCATCGACAAGCTCGACATCCAGACCGGCCGGCGCACGACCGTGGCCACCTCGCCGGTACGCCGGGCGAACTTTGTGACCGACCAGCAAGGACGTATCCGCTTTGCCAATGGCCTGGATATCAGCAATGTCAGCAAGCTGTATTACCGCGACAACGACAATGCGCCGTGGCGGCTGATCAACGATGCGGCCAGCAGCAAACAGCGCCAGTTTCCGCTGGGTTTTTCTGCCGATGGCAGCCGCGCCTATCTGCAAGTGGAGCAGGCTGCCGGCACCGATGTGCTGGTGGCGTGGGACCCGGTAACCAGCAAGGCAACACCACTTTTGCACGACGAGACCGTGGACCCGTACCACATCCTGCGCGATCTGGATGGCACCACGCCGATCGGTGCGTCGTACATGAGCGATCGCGTGCGCAATCGTTTCTTCGACGACGCATCGCCCACCGCCAAGTTGTACCGCAGCCTGGAAAAAGCCTTCGACGGCAACGCGGTCTATATCACCTCGGCCACCAGCGACCGCCGCCTGGTGCTTGTGTATGTGTGGAGCGATCGCAACAACGGTGATTATTATTTGTTCGACACGGTCAGCAAGAAGGCCGACCGCGTGTTCAGTCGCCGCGAATGGTTTCCGCCCGATGGAGTGCCGGCAACCAGGCAGGTGAGCTTCAAGGCGCGCGATGGCCTGCTGTTGCATGGCTACCTGACCCAGCCATTGCAAGCGCAAGCCGGCAAGCCGTTACCGTTGATCGTGATGCCGCATGGCGGACCGTTCGGGATTTTCGACAAGTGGGAGTTCGATGACGACACCCAGCTGTTGGCGGCAGCCGGTTACGCGGTGCTGCGGGTCAACTACCGCGGATCGGCCAACTACGGCTATGCGTTTACCCAGGCCGGTGCCAAGGAGTGGGGCGGGCGCATGCAGGACGATGTCACCGATGCCACCCGCTGGGCCATTGGCGAAGGCATTGCCGACGCATCGCGCATCTGCATCTATGGCGCCAGCTACGGCGGCTATGCGGCGCTGATGGGCGCGGCCAAGGAGCCGAGCCTGTACCGCTGCGCGGCTGGCTATGTGGGTGTCTACGATCTGGAGATGATGGCGCGCGATACCGGGCGCTCCGCGCGCTGGGCCAAGAACTGGACGGTCGATTGGCTGGGTGCACGCGACACCTTGGCTGCGCGCTCGCCGGTGACCCTGGCACGGCAGATCAAGGTGCCGGTGTTTCTGGCGGCCGGCGGCAAGGACGAGCGCGCGCCGATCGAACATACCAAGGCCATGGAGCGCGCGTTAAAGGGCGCTGGCGTGCCGGTGGAGTCGTTGTACTTCCCCAACGAGGGCCACGGTTTCTATACCGAAGCGCATCGGCGCGAGTACTACACGCGCTTGCTGGCGTTCTTGAGCAAGCAGTTGGGTGGTGGGACCGCGAAGTAA
- a CDS encoding S9 family peptidase: MPPPLPLRHLLTVLSLALLPVAANAQAPSVTEADYARAERLIYYAAQPLVDHAPTRVTWLDATHVVYVDHDAKGDRLLQLDTATGKTAPLFKPAALAASLNTLLKTGDKPLKAATLAPKVSLSADGRYRLSVRNTDVLCDARARCSKLFTAAKPEPGVLSPDKRSEAFIRNWNLWVRELATGKETQLTRDGVENFGYATDNAGWQHSDNAIVAWSPDSRKIATFQQDQRKTGEMYLVSTKLGHPELQSWKYPMAGDKDVTMIERVVIDVPSASVVRLKMPADQHRSTLCDDVSCSPGLWDDVKWAPDSKTLAFASTSRFHKQVWLRIADADTGAVRTAFDETAKTYYESGQVAANWAYLPGSNEAVWFSERSDWGQLYLYDLATGKPKRAITTGEGNVTELLRVDPVTRTAWFVGVGKVAGVDPYYQQLWKVSLDGGEPVLLTPEVADHSIALSPDGKRFVDTYSTSVTAPVSVLRDAADGRTVSTIATADITRLKAAGWVPPEPITVKARDGKTTLYGLMFKPSNFDASRKYPVIDYVYPGPQTGSVRGRSFLAGHGDNQSLAEWGFIVIAIDGMGTPWRSKTFHDTWYANMGDNTLPDQVAAVKELGQRYPWFDTSRVGIWGHSGGGNASTAAMLRYPELFKVAWSESGNHDNRGYEDDWAEKYHGEHIVNKDGTSNYDDQANATHASKLKGRLMLVHGTLDDNVSPHLTLLVADALIKANKDFDMLMLPNAKHGYGDLTPYVARRRWDYFVHYLLGATPPAQYQMKPMPEK, encoded by the coding sequence ATGCCCCCACCGTTGCCGTTGCGCCACCTGCTCACCGTCCTGTCGCTCGCCCTGCTGCCTGTCGCGGCCAACGCGCAGGCGCCCAGCGTGACCGAGGCCGACTACGCGCGTGCCGAGCGCCTGATCTACTACGCCGCGCAGCCGCTGGTCGACCATGCCCCCACGCGTGTCACCTGGCTGGACGCCACGCACGTGGTCTACGTCGACCACGATGCCAAGGGCGACCGGCTGCTGCAGCTGGACACCGCCACCGGCAAGACCGCACCGCTGTTCAAACCGGCCGCGCTGGCCGCCTCGCTCAACACATTGCTCAAGACCGGCGACAAGCCGCTCAAGGCCGCCACCCTGGCGCCCAAGGTCAGCCTCAGCGCCGATGGCCGCTATCGCCTCAGCGTGCGCAACACCGACGTGCTATGCGATGCGCGTGCCAGGTGCAGCAAACTGTTCACCGCCGCCAAGCCCGAACCGGGCGTGCTGTCGCCGGACAAGCGCAGCGAAGCGTTCATTCGCAACTGGAACCTGTGGGTGCGCGAGCTGGCAACCGGCAAGGAGACCCAGCTGACCCGCGACGGCGTGGAAAACTTCGGCTACGCCACCGACAACGCCGGCTGGCAGCACAGCGACAACGCCATCGTTGCGTGGTCCCCGGACTCGCGCAAGATCGCCACCTTCCAACAGGACCAGCGCAAGACCGGCGAGATGTACCTGGTCAGCACCAAGCTCGGGCATCCGGAACTGCAGTCCTGGAAATACCCGATGGCCGGCGACAAGGACGTGACCATGATCGAGCGCGTCGTCATCGACGTGCCCAGCGCCAGCGTGGTGCGGCTGAAGATGCCTGCCGACCAGCACCGCTCCACGCTATGCGACGACGTGAGCTGCTCGCCGGGCCTGTGGGACGACGTGAAGTGGGCGCCGGACAGCAAGACCCTGGCATTCGCATCCACCTCGCGCTTCCACAAGCAGGTCTGGCTGCGCATCGCCGATGCCGACACCGGCGCCGTGCGCACCGCCTTCGACGAAACCGCCAAGACCTACTATGAAAGCGGCCAGGTCGCCGCCAACTGGGCCTACCTGCCCGGCAGCAACGAGGCGGTGTGGTTTTCCGAGCGTAGCGATTGGGGCCAGCTGTATCTCTACGATCTGGCCACCGGCAAACCCAAGCGCGCGATCACCACTGGCGAGGGCAATGTCACCGAACTGCTGCGCGTGGACCCGGTCACCCGCACCGCGTGGTTCGTCGGCGTGGGCAAGGTGGCGGGCGTGGACCCGTACTACCAGCAGCTGTGGAAGGTGAGCCTGGACGGCGGCGAGCCGGTGCTGCTCACACCCGAGGTGGCCGATCACAGCATCGCGCTATCGCCCGATGGCAAACGCTTCGTCGACACCTACTCCACCTCCGTCACCGCGCCGGTAAGCGTGCTGCGCGATGCCGCCGACGGACGCACCGTCAGCACCATTGCCACTGCCGATATCACCCGCCTCAAGGCCGCCGGCTGGGTGCCACCGGAGCCGATCACGGTCAAGGCACGCGATGGCAAGACCACGCTGTACGGGTTGATGTTCAAGCCCAGCAACTTCGACGCCAGCCGCAAGTATCCGGTGATCGACTACGTCTACCCCGGCCCGCAGACCGGCTCGGTGCGTGGCCGCAGCTTCCTGGCCGGCCACGGCGACAACCAGTCGCTGGCCGAATGGGGCTTCATCGTCATCGCCATCGACGGCATGGGCACGCCGTGGCGTTCCAAGACCTTCCACGACACCTGGTACGCCAACATGGGCGACAACACCTTGCCCGACCAGGTCGCGGCGGTGAAGGAGCTCGGCCAGCGCTACCCGTGGTTCGATACCAGCCGCGTCGGCATCTGGGGGCATTCCGGTGGCGGCAATGCCTCCACCGCCGCGATGCTGCGCTACCCGGAGCTGTTCAAGGTCGCATGGTCGGAAAGCGGCAACCACGACAACCGCGGCTACGAAGACGACTGGGCGGAGAAGTATCACGGCGAGCACATCGTCAACAAGGACGGCACCTCCAACTACGACGACCAGGCCAACGCCACCCACGCCAGCAAGCTCAAAGGCAGGCTGATGCTGGTGCACGGCACGCTCGACGACAACGTGTCGCCGCATCTCACCTTGTTGGTGGCCGATGCATTGATCAAAGCCAATAAGGACTTCGACATGCTGATGTTGCCCAACGCCAAGCACGGTTACGGCGATCTCACGCCCTATGTCGCCCGCCGCCGCTGGGATTACTTCGTGCACTACCTGCTCGGCGCCACGCCCCCGGCGCAGTATCAAATGAAGCCGATGCCGGAGAAATAA